The Synechococcus sp. M16.1 genome includes the window TTCATTCAACAGCAGCAGATGTGCAGTGGTTGGTTTTCACCAAGAAATGAAAGATCTGGTTCTTGCTTGAGTTGCAAGAGCAGAATTTCTTTCAATTAAATAAAAAGAAATGAGTGCAAATGCTCATGCCTTGAAGTGGGCTTTTGCGTCATACAGCGTTTCGCTGCTGATCACTCTGCAGCCCACATCGCGCGCGTAAGCCTCTGTGTTGCGTCGCACCTTTCCCCGTACGAAGAAGGGGATCTTCTTCAGCTCGGCTTCCCCATCGGCCGTCCACTGCAGAGCGCCATCGCCCTCCCCTGGGATGTCACTCAAGCTGGAACTGTCGGCGGCGCCGGCACCACCGGCATGGCCCAGGTGGCTCTGGTGGCCATCTACGAATTCGAAGTCGTGGCGGAACATGCCGATCAGGTGTTCCTCCAGGCCCATCATCAGCGGGTGCACCCAGTCGTCGAAGATCACGTTTGCTCCTTCCCAGCCCATCTGGGGGCTCATTCGGGCAGGAACGTCCTGCACATGCATGGGTGTGCTGATCACCGCGCAGGGAATCCCCAGCCGCTTGGCGCTGTGGCGCTCCATCTGGGTTCCCAGCACCAGTTCCGGTGCCGCTTCGGCCATGGCCGCTTCCACCGCCAGGTAGTCGTCACTGATTAGGGCCTCCAGGCCCAGGGCTTTGGCGGCGGCCCGCACGGGCCGGGCCATCTCCCGGCTGTAGCTGCCCAGCCCCACCACCGTGAAACCCAGTTCCTCGCTGCAGATCCGGGCTGCGGCGAGGGCGTGACTACCGTCGCCAAAGATGAACACCCGCTTGCCCGTGAGGTACGTGGAGTCCACGGATTCCGAATACCAGGGCAGGCGTGAGCGCCGGTAGCCCTCGTCGGGGGCGGGGGGCTCCATCCCCAGCATTTCGTGCACTTCGACGAGGAAATCGTGGGTGGCGCCCACGCCAATCGGCACCGTTCGGCTGAAGGGCATGCCGAAATTGCGCTCCAGCCAGCTGCAGCTGGATTCCGCCACCTCTGGATAAAGGCAGACGTTGAGATCGGCATCGGGGATCCGCTGCAGATCCTCCACGCCTGCCCCGAGGGGCGCCACCACGCCCACATCGATGCCGTGCAGGGTGAGCAGTTTCTGCACCTCCAGTACGTCGTCGCGGCAGCGGAAGCCCAGCAGGGATGGGCCCAACAGGTTCACCCGGGGCCGGCGGCCCTGGTGTTGCCATGCCCTGGGGTCGTGCTGGTTGTTGGCTGGCGCCTGCTCCTTCAGCAGGTTGCGCACCAGTTGGTAGAAGGTTTCCGCGGCTCCCCAGTTCTCTTTTTTGCTGTAGGCCGGCAGCTCCAGACTCACCACCGGCATGGTGAGCTCCATGCCTTGGGCCAGGGCACCGGGCTGATCCTGAATCAACTCCGCGGTGCAGCTTTCCCCCACCAGCAGGGCATCGGGTTGGAAGCGATCCACCGCTTCACGCACATGCCGTTTCACCAGTTCGGCGGTGTCCCCGCCGAGATCCCGGGCCTGAAAGGTGGTGTAGGTGACGGGCGGACGCTGTCCGCGCCGCTCAATCATCGTGAACAGCAGATCGGCATAGGTGTCCCCCTGGGGGGCATGGAGCACGTAATGAACGCCGCGCATGGAGGCGGCAATGCGCATGGCCCCCACATGGGGTGGCCCTTCGTAGGTCCAGAGCGTGAGTTGCATGGGATCAGGCGTGCACGGTTGGGTCGGGGCTGCTGGGGTGGAGGCCAGGTCGAATCAGTTGCCGGCGACGCAACGGCCGCGAAAACAGTTCCGCTAGGTCGCCGGCCTGGTCGATGCCGTGGATCGGGCTGAACACCAGTTCGATCGACCATTTGGTGGCGATGCCTTCGGCCTCCAGCGGATTGGCCAGGCCCATCCCGCACACCACCAGGTCGGGCTGGCTGGCGCGAACCCGGTCCAGTTGCTGCTCCACGTGTTGCCCCTCCATCACCGGGACGTCATCGGGGAGCAAGGCCAGCTCGGCAGCCATCTGTTCGCGGTTCAGATAAGGCGTGCCCACCTCCACCAGTTCCATGCCGCATTCCCGTTGCAGAAACCGGGCTAGGGGCAGTTCCAGCTGGGATTCGGGCAGCAGGAAGATCCGCTTGCCCTCCAGCACGGCGCGATGGCGGGCCAAGGCGCTCTGGGCGCGCTCCATCAACGGGTCGAGCACAGCAGCAACCCGTTCATCAGGCAGATGAAAGGCAGCAGCAGCAGCCTCCATCCAGCGGCGACTCCCCTCGGCCCCCAACGGGAAGGGGGCCGTGAGCACTGTGGCGCCGCGGTCGCTGAGCAGGCGCGCAGTTTCCGTGAGAAAGGGTTGGGTCAGCAGCACCGTGGTTCCAGCTCCCACGGCGGGCAGGTCACTCGATTGCCGGGGCGGCAGGCTGCGAATTGTCTCGATGCCCATACGCTGGAACAGGTGCATCTGCCGGTCTTCCACGGCATCAGCGAGGGTTCCCACCAGCAGCAACTGACGCTCATCGCTGGCGGGGAGCAGGGGAACGAGGGCTGCCAGTGCCCCGTCTTCTCCCTGGGTGAACGTGGTTTCAATGCCGCTGCCGGAGTAGTTCACCACCCGCACCCGGCCTGTCAGTTCTTCGTTGAGCCGTTCGGCGGCCCGGGCCAAATCCAGCTTGATCACTTCGCTGGGGCAGGACCCCACCAGAAACAGCGTGCGGATTTCGGGGCGGCGTTGCAGCAGTTCCCTGCAGACCCGGTCGAGTTCGTCGTGGGCATCGGCGAGGCCAGCCAGATCCCGCTCGCTGAGAATGGCTGTGCCGAAACGGGGTTCGGCAAAAATCATCACCCCTGCGGCGCTCTGGATCAGATGGGCGCAGGTGCGTGATCCCACCACAAGAAAAAAGGCATCGGGCATGCGCCGATGCAGCCACACAATCGAGGTGAGGCCGCAGAACACCTCTCGCGGCCCCGATTCCTTCAGCAGCGTTGGCCCGGCCATCGGCCGCTCCCTTGATGATCAACCTCTCCAAGCTGCGAAAAAATCCGCTGAGGAGTGGAAATGTCGCTCAAACTCTTTGGGATCGCTCCGGCCAGGCAGGCCCTGGCTTGAGTTCAAAGGCGGCGGCGGAATCCGTCGTAGCGATCGGAGCGATCGCTCTCCTCTGATTTGCTCAAGCGCCAGACGTTGCGGCTGACCCGGCGGGCGATAAGGCCACCGCGTTCCACCTTTTCCGTTCCAGGGCGGGCCCCCAGCAGCATGCTCACCTCCGCGGTGGTGAGGGGAGCACCGGTTTCGATGGCCAACGACGTCAGTTCCAGCCGTTGACGCAGCTGGCGCAGACGCTCACTGTCTGCATTTCCTGATGCCTCGAGCCAGGGCAGATCCACCTGGCCATCCTGCGCAAGCCGTTGCATCAGGCCGAAGCTCACCATCCCAAGGGCTTGATCAGCGTTGAGATCCACTGGCTTCAAAGAAGACTGCTCAGTCATTGCAAGATCTCTAGAGGTGTTCTCCGGAAGTTATCGGCTGTTTTTCAAGGCGCAAGACCGCAGGCTCTAACTCTTTATTGGCCCGTTTGAGCTGAATTCGTCCGGTACACTCCCCGCCATGACCCGTTTTGCCAGCTTCGATGCTCGGGAGCGGCGACGCGGCGGTAGTGCTCTCGTCA containing:
- a CDS encoding ferredoxin:protochlorophyllide reductase (ATP-dependent) subunit B; amino-acid sequence: MQLTLWTYEGPPHVGAMRIAASMRGVHYVLHAPQGDTYADLLFTMIERRGQRPPVTYTTFQARDLGGDTAELVKRHVREAVDRFQPDALLVGESCTAELIQDQPGALAQGMELTMPVVSLELPAYSKKENWGAAETFYQLVRNLLKEQAPANNQHDPRAWQHQGRRPRVNLLGPSLLGFRCRDDVLEVQKLLTLHGIDVGVVAPLGAGVEDLQRIPDADLNVCLYPEVAESSCSWLERNFGMPFSRTVPIGVGATHDFLVEVHEMLGMEPPAPDEGYRRSRLPWYSESVDSTYLTGKRVFIFGDGSHALAAARICSEELGFTVVGLGSYSREMARPVRAAAKALGLEALISDDYLAVEAAMAEAAPELVLGTQMERHSAKRLGIPCAVISTPMHVQDVPARMSPQMGWEGANVIFDDWVHPLMMGLEEHLIGMFRHDFEFVDGHQSHLGHAGGAGAADSSSLSDIPGEGDGALQWTADGEAELKKIPFFVRGKVRRNTEAYARDVGCRVISSETLYDAKAHFKA
- a CDS encoding ferredoxin:protochlorophyllide reductase (ATP-dependent) subunit N, whose translation is MAGPTLLKESGPREVFCGLTSIVWLHRRMPDAFFLVVGSRTCAHLIQSAAGVMIFAEPRFGTAILSERDLAGLADAHDELDRVCRELLQRRPEIRTLFLVGSCPSEVIKLDLARAAERLNEELTGRVRVVNYSGSGIETTFTQGEDGALAALVPLLPASDERQLLLVGTLADAVEDRQMHLFQRMGIETIRSLPPRQSSDLPAVGAGTTVLLTQPFLTETARLLSDRGATVLTAPFPLGAEGSRRWMEAAAAAFHLPDERVAAVLDPLMERAQSALARHRAVLEGKRIFLLPESQLELPLARFLQRECGMELVEVGTPYLNREQMAAELALLPDDVPVMEGQHVEQQLDRVRASQPDLVVCGMGLANPLEAEGIATKWSIELVFSPIHGIDQAGDLAELFSRPLRRRQLIRPGLHPSSPDPTVHA